The Faecalibacter sp. LW9 genome has a segment encoding these proteins:
- a CDS encoding TolC family protein, with amino-acid sequence MKMTNSSKRLRWIGLTVLLAFFQTVSAQQTLTLKQAIDFALQNKAEAQKAKLEVQRGDLKIKEARAGALPQISASGALQYNAIIQETALQMNDQLMVIKMGQPWNTNAAVSVYQNIFDQRVFTGLKAAKSTREFYQINAQLTDEQVIERVATAYYQVFVTEQKLKNVDASYENTTKVRNVIKSLFDNGLAKEIDLDRTNVGLVNIQSNRQQILNAAQLQENALKFYMGMPIDTEIELVEDEVKINEYLLEEKFDYTKRTEVAAVLKQKELLGYNLEATKAALYPTVGLAANYGVNGFGSNFPLHNSTYWSNVANFALQVKIPIFTGGATKSKIAQAQLDIDALDIDIKDMLLGLDLEYNNAKTQIENLIVNLKNQEENVTLAEKVFNNTQANYQHGLATLTEVIDAEQAFTEAKNNYSNVLLEYKVAEVALLKARGELNTIIQ; translated from the coding sequence ATGAAAATGACCAATAGTTCCAAAAGGTTACGTTGGATAGGCCTTACCGTACTTTTAGCTTTTTTTCAGACCGTTTCGGCTCAACAAACGCTAACGTTAAAACAAGCAATTGATTTTGCATTGCAAAACAAAGCGGAGGCACAAAAGGCAAAATTAGAAGTGCAAAGAGGAGATTTAAAAATTAAGGAAGCTCGTGCAGGAGCATTGCCTCAAATTTCAGCTTCTGGTGCATTGCAATACAATGCCATCATACAAGAAACAGCCTTACAAATGAATGATCAACTGATGGTTATTAAAATGGGACAACCATGGAATACCAACGCCGCGGTATCCGTTTACCAAAATATCTTTGATCAAAGGGTTTTTACAGGTTTAAAAGCAGCAAAATCAACCCGAGAATTTTATCAAATCAATGCTCAATTAACCGATGAACAAGTCATCGAACGTGTAGCTACAGCTTATTATCAAGTGTTTGTAACGGAACAAAAATTAAAAAACGTAGATGCTTCGTATGAAAATACAACGAAAGTGAGAAACGTGATCAAAAGTTTATTTGATAATGGGTTGGCTAAAGAAATTGATTTAGATCGTACCAATGTGGGATTAGTAAACATTCAATCAAATCGTCAACAAATTCTTAATGCTGCACAATTGCAGGAAAATGCCTTGAAGTTTTACATGGGAATGCCGATTGATACTGAAATTGAATTGGTTGAAGATGAAGTGAAAATCAATGAATACTTATTAGAAGAAAAATTTGATTATACCAAACGTACAGAAGTTGCTGCTGTTTTAAAACAGAAAGAATTGTTGGGATATAATTTAGAAGCTACTAAAGCAGCTTTATATCCTACAGTTGGTTTAGCAGCAAATTATGGGGTAAATGGTTTTGGTTCTAATTTTCCATTGCATAATTCAACGTATTGGTCAAATGTTGCCAATTTCGCCTTACAAGTAAAAATTCCAATTTTTACAGGGGGGGCAACCAAATCTAAAATTGCTCAAGCTCAATTGGATATTGATGCTTTAGATATCGATATCAAAGACATGTTATTGGGCCTAGATTTGGAATATAATAATGCCAAAACTCAGATTGAAAATTTAATTGTTAATCTTAAAAATCAAGAAGAGAATGTCACATTGGCTGAAAAAGTATTTAATAATACACAAGCCAATTATCAACATGGTTTAGCCACTTTAACCGAAGTGATTGATGCTGAACAAGCATTTACGGAGGCGAAAAACAATTATTCAAATGTCTTATTAGAATACAAAGTTGCTGAAGTCGCTTTATTAAAAGCAAGAGGAGAATTAAACACAATTATACAATAA
- a CDS encoding YpdA family putative bacillithiol disulfide reductase, which translates to MIYDVIIVGGGPIGFMCHRSEKNNLSYLILEKGTLTNSLYHYPLYMTFFSTAERLEIGEIPFNCIAPKPGRQEALEYYRNVTRFFDLNIHLHEEVVSLQKTERFEVVTSKARYESKKVIIATGFYDVPHRLNVPGEDLPHVHHYFKEAHPYILQDVVVIGANNSAVDAALECYRKGANVTMLIRGSEFTSKLKYWVRPDIENRIAEGSIKAYFNTEIEAFTPTHVKFTSNSIPQSIQADSVLAMTGYEPNFQFLTSAGITLQDDYYLTPTYNEETLETNVEGLYLAGVVCGGLQTNIWFIENSRVHAQQIISHLKEVI; encoded by the coding sequence ATGATTTATGATGTAATAATCGTTGGTGGAGGTCCCATTGGTTTTATGTGCCATAGAAGCGAAAAAAATAATTTAAGTTATTTGATATTAGAGAAAGGGACATTAACCAATAGCTTGTATCATTATCCGTTGTACATGACCTTTTTCTCTACAGCAGAACGTTTAGAAATTGGTGAAATTCCATTCAATTGCATCGCTCCAAAACCTGGGCGCCAAGAAGCATTAGAATATTACAGAAATGTAACGCGCTTTTTTGATTTGAACATTCATTTGCACGAAGAAGTAGTATCTCTACAAAAAACTGAACGATTTGAAGTTGTTACATCAAAAGCACGTTACGAATCCAAAAAAGTGATTATCGCCACTGGTTTTTATGATGTCCCCCATCGATTAAACGTACCGGGCGAAGATTTACCGCACGTGCATCATTATTTTAAAGAAGCCCATCCCTATATCCTACAAGATGTTGTGGTTATAGGTGCTAATAATTCAGCGGTGGATGCTGCCCTAGAATGTTACCGTAAAGGGGCAAATGTCACAATGTTGATTCGAGGGAGTGAATTTACCTCGAAGTTAAAATATTGGGTACGACCAGATATTGAAAATCGAATAGCAGAAGGAAGTATTAAAGCTTACTTTAATACTGAAATTGAAGCTTTTACTCCTACACATGTTAAATTTACCAGCAATTCGATTCCACAATCAATTCAAGCGGATTCTGTATTGGCCATGACCGGATATGAACCTAACTTTCAATTTTTAACATCTGCGGGAATTACATTACAAGACGATTATTATCTTACCCCTACCTATAACGAAGAAACATTAGAAACAAATGTGGAAGGGTTATACCTTGCTGGAGTTGTCTGTGGGGGATTGCAAACCAATATTTGGTTTATAGAAAACTCGAGGGTACATGCTCAACAAATAATCTCGCATCTAAAAGAAGTGATTTAA
- a CDS encoding TetR/AcrR family transcriptional regulator, with translation MIEKKDQTEYIIKETAKRLFFKEGKFNATTQEIADAAGVNRTLINYYFRSRNNLFKTVFDEAKKMEVNKIDSIMLSNLDFKQKISHFIDTSLEMNHEYPYLETYIVSQINQGLTYKRENVKEQSEEFFKNVKKAMEEGIIEPMEPIQFLLNMVSLINFPLAMRPLLQENLQITDEVYQQLLKDRKEIVLKTLFKN, from the coding sequence ATGATAGAAAAGAAAGATCAAACCGAATATATTATCAAAGAAACAGCTAAACGTTTATTTTTTAAAGAAGGTAAATTTAATGCGACAACGCAAGAAATAGCGGATGCTGCAGGGGTAAATCGTACATTGATTAATTATTATTTCAGATCACGAAATAATTTATTCAAAACAGTATTTGATGAAGCAAAAAAAATGGAAGTGAATAAGATTGATTCCATCATGTTATCCAATTTGGATTTCAAACAAAAAATTTCACATTTTATTGATACCAGTTTAGAAATGAATCATGAGTATCCGTATTTGGAAACCTATATTGTTTCTCAAATTAATCAAGGATTAACCTATAAAAGAGAAAATGTAAAAGAACAATCAGAGGAATTTTTTAAAAATGTTAAAAAAGCCATGGAAGAGGGGATTATCGAACCGATGGAACCCATTCAGTTTTTATTGAACATGGTGTCTTTGATTAATTTTCCATTGGCGATGCGTCCGTTGTTACAAGAGAATTTACAAATTACGGATGAGGTATATCAACAACTTTTAAAAGATCGTAAAGAAATTGTTTTAAAAACTTTATTTAAAAACTAA
- a CDS encoding efflux RND transporter periplasmic adaptor subunit has translation MKLGKTLLWVVAAVLILGGGYYIIEKNKEKQENEVAIVASKIEEIAVNTAKLQFKDLSTDYVVNGNFEPIQEMTFPSEMSGRIVKVLVNEGDYVRVGQTLATIKKDAIEVDLTQAQNNLQNAIIDNQRYENAYKTGGVTKQQVDHSRLQLKNARAAVEAQGLRVRDTNVKATIAGVVNKRYIEPGSVVAPGAQMFDIVNVSRLKLKVSVNESEIVNLKLGQNVKVLASVLPDDEFVGKITFIAPKADASLNFPVEVEVSNNNKLKAGMYGTAVFSQANDAAATKALAVIPSSAFVNGVSSNTVFVVENGIAKLTKVVSGRVIGDEVEILSGLKQGAEVVTSGQINLTDGAKVRVVK, from the coding sequence ATGAAATTAGGTAAAACTTTACTTTGGGTCGTAGCTGCTGTTCTTATATTAGGAGGTGGATATTATATTATCGAAAAAAATAAAGAGAAACAAGAAAACGAAGTAGCTATTGTGGCTTCTAAAATTGAAGAAATTGCTGTGAATACAGCGAAATTACAATTCAAAGACTTATCAACGGACTATGTCGTGAACGGGAATTTTGAACCCATTCAAGAAATGACGTTCCCTTCTGAAATGTCAGGTCGTATTGTGAAAGTGTTAGTAAATGAAGGCGATTATGTGCGTGTGGGGCAAACTTTAGCAACCATCAAAAAGGATGCAATTGAAGTAGATTTAACGCAAGCGCAAAATAATTTACAAAATGCCATTATTGATAATCAACGTTATGAAAACGCTTACAAAACGGGAGGAGTAACCAAACAACAAGTGGATCATTCGCGCTTACAATTAAAAAATGCACGTGCAGCAGTAGAAGCTCAAGGATTACGTGTACGTGATACCAACGTGAAGGCAACGATTGCAGGTGTCGTAAACAAACGTTACATCGAGCCAGGATCTGTTGTAGCACCTGGTGCTCAAATGTTTGATATTGTAAATGTTTCTCGTTTAAAATTAAAAGTTTCGGTCAACGAAAGCGAAATTGTCAACTTAAAACTAGGACAAAATGTAAAAGTTTTGGCTTCTGTTTTACCTGATGACGAATTTGTAGGGAAAATCACCTTCATCGCTCCTAAAGCAGATGCATCACTTAATTTCCCTGTCGAAGTGGAAGTTTCAAACAACAATAAGTTAAAAGCCGGAATGTATGGTACAGCCGTTTTCTCTCAAGCTAATGATGCCGCAGCAACAAAAGCTTTAGCAGTAATTCCTTCTTCTGCTTTTGTTAATGGTGTATCTTCTAATACCGTTTTCGTAGTAGAAAATGGAATCGCTAAATTAACGAAAGTGGTTTCGGGTCGAGTGATTGGCGATGAAGTCGAAATTTTATCAGGGTTAAAACAAGGGGCTGAAGTAGTCACTTCTGGTCAAATTAATTTAACGGATGGAGCAAAAGTGAGAGTAGTAAAATAA